DNA sequence from the Actinomycetota bacterium genome:
AGATCCCCAGGACGAACGGGATGATCGACAGGCTCGACCACAGCGTCCCGCCGGCCGCGCCCTCGAACGCCCACAGCGAGTAGGCGGCTATCGTCACGGTCGACGCGCTGTACTGGATGTAGCGGAGATACACCTCCGAGTACTCCTCGAGGCTGCGGCGGTGTCGCCCTCGATCCGCACCGAGCTGA
Encoded proteins:
- a CDS encoding decaprenyl-phosphate phosphoribosyltransferase (catalyzes the formation of decaprenylphosphoryl-5-phosphoribose from phosphoribose diphosphate and decaprenyl phosphate), whose translation is QLGADRGRHRRSLEEYSEVYLRYIQYSASTVTIAAYSLWAFEGAAGGTLWSSLSIIPFVLGIFRYAFLLDKGRGDAPEDVVLTDPSLLVLGASWVLLVVIGVYGS